The following proteins are encoded in a genomic region of Hyla sarda isolate aHylSar1 chromosome 3, aHylSar1.hap1, whole genome shotgun sequence:
- the NAA20 gene encoding N-alpha-acetyltransferase 20, with the protein MTSLRAFNCDDLFRFNNINLDPLTETYGIPFYLQYLAHWPEYFIVAEAPGGELMGYIMGKAEGSVAREEWHGHVTALSVAPEFRRLGLAAKLMELLEEISERKGGFFVDLFVRVSNQVAVNMYKQLGYSVYRTVIEYYSASNGEPDEDAYDMRKALSRDTEKKSIIPLPHPVRPEDIE; encoded by the exons ATGACATCGCTGAGAGCCTTCAACTGTGACGATCTCTTTCGGTTCAACAACAT aaaTTTGGATCCTCTCACAGAAACT TATGGGATCCCTTTTTACTTACAGTATCTGGCACACTGGCCAGAATACTTCATTGTTGCTGAGGCGCCTGGCGGTGAACTCATGGGTTACA TAATGGGGAAAGCTGAGGGCTCGGTGGCCAGAGAGGAGTGGCACGGGCACGTCACAGCACTCTCTGTAGCGCCTGAATTTCGACGTCTCGGTTTGGCCGCTAAACTCATGGAACTCCTTGAAGAAATATCTGAAAG GAAAGGAGGCTTCTTTGTAGACCTTTTTGTCCGAGTGTCCAATCAGGTCGCCGTTAACATGTACAAACAGCTgggatacagtgtatacaggacagtGATCGAGTATTATTCAGCCAGCAATGGGGAGCCGGATGAGGACGCCTATG ACATGAGAAAGGCACTTTCCAGAGACACAGAGAAAAAGTCCATAATCCCTCTGCCGCACCCTGTCAGACCAGAGGACATTGAATAA